One window from the genome of Candidatus Zixiibacteriota bacterium encodes:
- a CDS encoding SdrD B-like domain-containing protein → MNRSFLGLIAVVVALVTVIGCQRQPNPTASSGLSNDNDASGLLVTSIGDRIWNDLNQNGIQDAGEPGMRGLPVALLNCQNMPVKIDTTDTLGNYSFTDIPAGQYKLLFMKPANYSFTANDQGSNDSLDSDPLPGNGFTVCVTFADGETNLTLDAGVFTGPPPKASLGDLVFNDLDSNGVQEAGEPGVSGVVVNLFTCADVPARSDTTDSFGFYFFDQLLLGSYKVQFVLPDSWKYSPQDAAVNDSLDSDVDPLTGFTACTDLVASESDNTLDAGVYLPQPPPIIIPDSGCTHTVCYWKNRTGFGCQPDSVTPLLPITLGSDGGAKSVVVSDSQIAFDILSLTYYGKCNGIAMLYAQLLAAKLNFASGADPSAVTEVVADADAFLADHDYLDWSILGEDERQLVLGWQCQLGKYNQGEIGPGQCAGESDSAEEHEDDDGGGDND, encoded by the coding sequence ATGAATCGAAGTTTTCTTGGGTTGATTGCGGTCGTGGTTGCGCTTGTTACCGTGATCGGTTGTCAGCGCCAACCTAATCCGACGGCGTCCTCGGGCCTTTCGAACGATAACGATGCCTCGGGGCTGCTGGTGACATCCATCGGCGACCGTATCTGGAACGATCTCAACCAGAACGGGATTCAGGACGCGGGCGAACCCGGCATGAGGGGATTGCCGGTGGCGTTGCTGAACTGCCAGAACATGCCAGTCAAGATCGATACTACCGACACCCTTGGCAATTATTCGTTCACCGATATTCCCGCAGGCCAATACAAGCTCCTGTTCATGAAACCGGCCAACTACTCATTTACGGCCAATGACCAGGGTAGCAACGATTCGCTGGACAGCGACCCGCTTCCAGGGAACGGTTTCACTGTCTGCGTGACTTTTGCAGACGGTGAAACCAATCTCACTCTGGACGCCGGCGTCTTTACCGGTCCGCCACCGAAAGCTTCACTTGGTGATCTCGTCTTCAACGATCTCGATTCGAACGGAGTTCAGGAAGCCGGAGAGCCTGGAGTCTCCGGCGTGGTGGTAAATCTGTTCACCTGTGCTGATGTGCCAGCCCGCAGCGACACGACCGACAGTTTCGGGTTCTATTTCTTCGATCAGCTCCTGCTCGGGTCATACAAAGTTCAGTTTGTGCTGCCGGATAGCTGGAAGTACAGCCCACAGGATGCCGCCGTGAATGATTCTCTGGACAGCGATGTCGACCCGTTGACCGGTTTCACTGCCTGCACTGATCTGGTGGCGTCCGAGTCGGACAACACGCTGGATGCCGGCGTCTATCTGCCGCAACCGCCACCGATCATAATCCCGGACAGCGGCTGTACACACACAGTCTGCTACTGGAAAAACCGCACCGGATTCGGGTGCCAGCCGGATTCAGTGACGCCGCTCCTGCCGATCACGCTGGGAAGCGACGGGGGTGCCAAAAGCGTCGTGGTGAGCGACTCTCAAATCGCCTTCGACATTCTCAGCCTCACGTACTATGGAAAGTGCAACGGTATCGCCATGCTGTATGCTCAGTTGCTGGCGGCTAAGTTGAATTTTGCGAGCGGAGCCGATCCTTCGGCCGTGACTGAGGTCGTAGCTGACGCTGACGCCTTCCTGGCCGATCATGACTATCTCGACTGGTCAATCCTTGGCGAGGATGAACGTCAGCTGGTTCTAGGTTGGCAGTGTCAACTCGGCAAATACAACCAGGGAGAGATCGGGCCGGGGCAGTGCGCCGGTGAGAGCGACAGCGCCGAAGAACATGAAGATGATGATGGGGGCGGGGATAACGATTAA
- a CDS encoding DUF6526 family protein: MEVQNLANHRRIIPMFHAVLFLTLVLSFIGSIVNLVKSWDDHQRLYSAALLVVVFVCLLLIFYFMRAFPLRAQDRAIRAEENLRYYVMTGKLLDPRLTIRQIIGLRFAGDDEFAALAKRAADENLSEDDIKKAVKNWRGDYHRV; this comes from the coding sequence ATGGAAGTGCAGAATCTCGCGAATCACCGCCGTATCATCCCGATGTTTCACGCGGTACTGTTTTTGACCCTCGTGCTCAGCTTTATTGGTTCGATCGTGAATCTCGTGAAATCGTGGGACGATCATCAGCGGCTCTACAGTGCCGCGTTGTTGGTAGTTGTGTTCGTCTGCCTGCTGCTCATATTCTACTTCATGCGGGCGTTTCCGCTGCGGGCGCAGGACCGCGCGATCCGTGCCGAGGAGAATCTTCGTTATTATGTCATGACCGGCAAGCTGTTGGACCCTCGACTCACTATTCGGCAGATCATCGGGTTGCGGTTTGCCGGAGATGACGAGTTTGCCGCCCTGGCCAAACGTGCCGCCGATGAAAACCTCTCCGAGGATGACATCAAGAAAGCCGTAAAGAACTGGCGCGGGGATTATCATAGGGTGTGA